The Zingiber officinale cultivar Zhangliang chromosome 2A, Zo_v1.1, whole genome shotgun sequence genomic sequence TCGCCAACTTTGGTGGATGCTATGCGGCTCGGCGTCTCCTCGACACGGCGGCTGCACCCTCTGTCTCAGCCATACCGACACTTCCAGCAGTGCCACCTGTGCCGGCCATTCCACAACTATCTATGCCACCAATGCCTCAAGCCTCAGGACCTCCGATGCCGGCAATGCCAACCATTCCAACGCCATTGATGCCGACAATCCCTCAACTACAGACACCAGCACAACCGATGCCAACGATTCCAACGCCATTGATGCCGACAGTCCCTCAACTACAGACACCAGCACAACCGGTGCCAACCATTCCAACAATCCCTTCCATTCCGCTACTCACCCCACCACCGGCGACTACCACAGCCCCATGACATCCTATCAAGCGAGCTACTTCGAGCATATTATGTATCTTCACTAGTGTTTTACAAGTGTTTACATTGTCGGTAGGATTGTGACCGACATTGTGAAGTCTTGTTCATGTATCTTACTTACTTGTATTGCATAAGAATAAATACCAATCAGTTTACATTTGACCGTAATATTATTTCTCCCTAAATATTATTCTACATCAATATCTATTCGATCGAAAAGATTAGCTAAGCGAGTAGAAAGCATGAAACAAGCAACACGAGTCAGCTTGTCCTCTCACTCAATCCATTTGATTCACCTTTCTAGCTTTGTCCGGTTCGCCTATCTTATTTTATTGAATTCTAGAATTTGAATATGAAACTCGATCGGATTTTTATTTCTTCTGGTTGAACTAGTATGATTGAACAGTCTAACCCACCTTTAAAAAGAGTAACAATAGAGGGCTGAAAGTATTCTACTTCAGCCAATAATCTTTTGTTCACATAATTGTCGTCTCAATGCCCCCCAAACCTTTTAGTCATTTCAGCTCGCCCATCCCTTTTGGCTCATATGTACAACTCGAGCGAACAGTCCTATTGTCCAACCCGACTCGCCTATTTGATCAACTTTATCGAGATGGAAAGAAAATATTCTGAAATAGACATTCAAATTCTTACAATTAGTTGAGTGACAAACAATACAGACAAACAAGAAAACACTGACTAAATCAAACACAATTCGAGTCTGATTCAGATTCTAATGAAGGACAAATGTCTGGTTCAGATTCTAATGGACAAAATGAGAATGTAGATGACCTTCTGAACTACTTGTTATTGATCGATGTTATTTTTAACCTCCTTAAACTCAGATACAATGTTAAGCTAATTTGACCAACCATTTCGTCAAACATGCCATTTCAAATC encodes the following:
- the LOC122043377 gene encoding protein PELPK1-like: MAFRFCLFAMAILIANFGGCYAARRLLDTAAAPSVSAIPTLPAVPPVPAIPQLSMPPMPQASGPPMPAMPTIPTPLMPTIPQLQTPAQPMPTIPTPLMPTVPQLQTPAQPVPTIPTIPSIPLLTPPPATTTAP